The genomic interval CACCTCCTCGTTGTGCTCGCCGTGTCGCGGGCCGAGGAACTCCACCTCGCCGGGCGTCCGCGAGAACTTCGGGATGGGCGCGAACGTCGTGAGGGGACCGACGTCGGGGTCGTCGACCTCCACGAAGTCCTCGCGCGCCCGGAACTGCTCGTCGTGGAAGATGTCCTCCATGTCGTAGACGGGGCCGACGATGGCGTCGTGGGCCTCCAGCACCTCGATGGCCTCCTCGGTCGTCCGCTGGCGCGTCCACTCCGCTATCTCGGCGTCCAGCGCCTCGACGTTCTCGACGCGGGTCTCGTTGTCCTCGAACCGCGGGTCGTCGACGAGGTGTGGTTTGTCGATGGCGCGGGCGACCCGCTCCCATATCTTCTGGTTCGAGGCGGACATCGTCATGTAGCCGTCCGCGGTCTCGTAGATGTTCCGCGGGGCGGTGCTGGAGTGTCGATTCCCGTTGCGCTCGCTGACGTACTCCATGCGGTCGTACGCCTCGACCGCGCCGAAGAACAGTCGCCAGAGCGGTTCGGTGAGCGAGACGTCGATGACCTGTCCCTCGCCGCTTCCGCCGCGCCCGACGTCGCGTTCGAAGATGGCCATCATCGTCGACTGGAGGGCGAACTGCGCCGCCGTCAGGTCGGCGAGGCTGATGGGCGGGAGGAGCGGTTCGCTGTCGGCGAACCCGTTCGCGTGCGCCCACCCGGAGATGCCCTCGGCGACGGTGCCGAACCCCGGTTTCTCCGACTTCGGTCCGGTCTGACCGTACCCCGACAGTCGGACCATGATGGCCCGCTCGTTGACCTCGTGGACGTCGTCCGGGCCGAGTCCCCACCGCTCCATCGTCCCCGGTCGGAAGTTCTCGAAGACCACGTCGGCGTCCGCGACGAGTTCGAGCGCGAGGTCGCGGCCCCGGTCGGCGCTCAGGTCGAGCGTGATGCAGCGCTTGTTGCGCCCCAGGGACTTCCAGGAGAGCGACTCGCCGTCCTCGGTCTTCTGGGGCCACTCCCGGATGGGGTCGCCCACCTCCGGGTGTTCGACCATCACCACGTCCGCCCCGAAGTCGCCCATCATCGTCGTCGCGAAGGCCCCGCTGATCATCCCCGACATGTCGATGACACGGAGACCGTCGAGCGGTCCCTGCCGTTCTCGTGCACTCGTCGTCTCCTCGTTCATCGTCTCCTCGTACCTCCCTCCAGCGGAAAAGCAGTTCCACCGACCAGTGTCGGGCGTTTATAAGTCATCGTCGTCGGTAACGTGTGTGTCTGTCTCACGGTGGTCGCGTCGGTCGTCATTCGTCGGTCGTGGTCTCGCGTCGGTCCAGTTCCTCGAGGACGGCGTCCGTCTCCACGACGTCGCCGTACTTCGCGTCGATGTCGAACAGGTTCGCCCGGTGTGGCCCCTCTGCCCGGTCGCCGACGGCGTCGGCCGGGACGATCGTCCGGTAGCCGTGCTGGAGGCTGTCGACGGCCGTCGCGCGGATGCACCCGCTCGTCGTCACGCCCGCGAGGACGAGCGTGTCGACGCGGTCGGTCGTCAGTTCGGTCGCCAGGTCGGTGCCGAAGAAGGCGCTCGCGTACTTCTTGAGGACGACGCGCTCGTCGTCTCGGGGTTCGATTCGCTCGTCGACGGCGACGCGGTCGGTCCCGAGGCGGAGTTCGCGCAGCGCCGGCACCTTCTCGACGAACACGCCCGCGTCGCCGTACGACTCCTCGTAGGCGACGGTCGTGAAGTAGCGTGGAAGGTCAGCCTCGCGGAACGCCGTCAGCAGTCGCGCCGCCTGTGCGACCACGTCGTCGACGTCCGACCCGAGGTTCGACGACGGGTCCGTGAACGCCTCGATGAGGTCGACGACGACCAGTGCCGGTCGCTCGCCGAAGCCGACGCTGCTCGCGAACTCGCGGTTCGCGTACAGTTCCTCCGTGTCGTCGATCCAGTCCATCGGTGGTCTTCTCGGGGGGTGGTGAAGGCTGTTCGGTCGCGGGCGGTGCGCCGGCTCAGCGCCGCTCGAACTCGCGGCGCTCCTCGGCGATGTCCTCGGCGAGGTCGTCGTACTCGGGCAACGGGCCGTAGTCGAACTCTCCGGGCTCCTGACGGGACGAGCGGAGCGTCTCGCGCCGGTCGGCCGTCGCGTCCTCGTCGACGTTCCCGTCGTCGAGGACGACGCCGTAGGACTCGCGAGCCGCGTCCTCGGTGACGAGTCCACGCCGGACCTCCTCGGCGACCACCGACGGGTCCCGGTCGAGTGGGTCGCCGAGTCCGCCGCCGCCCGCGGTCCGGAAGACGAGTCGGTCGCCGGCCTCGACGGCGACGTTCTCCACCTTCGAGGGGAGCGACTCTTCGGTCCCGTCGGTCCGAATCAGCGTCTTCTCGCTGGTCTGGCCGTGGGTTCCGCCGTCGACGCCCCACGGGTACGTGTGCGCCCGGTCGTCCTGGAACGTGATCGCGCCGTCCTCCTCGAAGGTGTACACCTTCGTGATGCCGTGGCCGCCCCGGAACTCGCCGGGACCGCCCGTGTCCTCGCGCGTGCTGTACTCGTCGATGGTCAGCGGGTAGTACGCCTCCTGGTACTCGGCGGGGACGGTCCGGAACAGCGGCCACCACGAGTGGCCGTCCAGCCCGTCGCCACCGGGACGTGCGGGAATCCCGCCGTAGAGGATCTCGAGCATCTGGAACTGGTTCCCGTCCGAGTCCGTCCCGGCGTACACGAGGTTCGGCGAGGTGCCGTAGCTCCCGGCGACGGAGAACTGGTCGATGAGCTTCGAGAACGTCGCCTGGAGCACGTCGAACTGCCGCGCCATCATCGGCAGGCGGTTGCCGAGCGCGGCTGGGTACTCCGGTTGGACGACGGTCCCCTCGGGGAGCGTCACCTCGAACAGGTCGTAGTACCCGTCGTTGAACGTCAACAGCGGGTCGAACGCCATGATGAGGAAGACGCCGGTGAACATCTTGAACATCTTCTCGTTGAGCAGGAAGTTGACCGTCCCCGGCACCTGCTCGTCGGTGCCCGTCCAGTCGAGGTACACCGTCTCTCCCTCGCGGTAGATCTCCAGGTGGAGTTTGATGGGGCCGTTGCCCATCCCGTCGTCGTCGACGTAGTCCTCGAACGTGTAGCGCTCGCCTTCGGGGACGAACTCCTCGATGAGGTCTATCATCCCGTCGCGCGTCCGGTCGAGGATGGCGTCACACGCGTCGAGATACGTCTCCCTCCCGAAGCGGTCGCAGAGTTCCTGGACACGCTCTTCGGCCGTCTTCGTGCCCGCGGCGAGCGCCTTGATGTCGGCCTCGGCGTGCTCCGGGAGGCGGGTGTTGTGCGCGAACGTCGCCAGCAGTTCCTCGTCCAGGTCGCCGGCCTCGTACAGTTTCACCGGTGGGAGGCGCACCCCCTCCTCGAACACCGTCGTCGCCTGGACGGGCATGCTCCCGGGGGTCTTCCCGCCGACGTCCATCAGGTTCCCCCACTGACTGGAGAAGCCCACGCGCTCGCCCTCGTAGAAGATGGGACGGAGCAACAGCATGTCCGGGGTGTGCGAGACGGCACCCGCACAGGAGTACGGGTCGTTGGTGGCGACGACGTCGCCCTCCTCCAGGTCGTCCCAGTCGAACGATGCGTTCTCGATGATGGTGTCGATGGCCGACCCGAACTGTCCCATCACCATCCGGCCGTGGCGGTCGGCGATGAGCGGGAACTGGTCGGACTGCTCGCGGATGACCGGCGAGATGGCCGTCGTCTCCAGCACGCGGTCCATCTCGTAGCGGGTGTTCTCCAGCGTGCTCTCGATGATGTCGAGCGTCGTCGGGTCGACGTCGTGGTCGCCGACGAACTCGGGCGTCTCGGAACTCATCGTCCCTCACCTCGTTCGACCGCGAGGTTGCCGTAGCGGTCGACGGTCGCCACGTGGTCGGGTTGGACCACGACCGTCGAGTCGTCGCCAGTGACGATGGCGGGACCCGGTACCTCGTTCCCCGGTCGCAACGCCGTCCGGTCGTAGATGGTCGTGTCGCGGTAGGCGTCGTCGAAGTAGACGTCGTGGCTCCCGGTGACGGCGTCGCTAGCGTCGGCCTCACCCGGTTCCTCCGCTTCGATTTCGACGCCCTGTACCGCCCCCTTGCCGACGACCCGCAGGTTGGCTATCTCGAGGGGCGCGTCGAGCGAGAAGCCGAACTGCTGGTCGTGCCTCGCCTCGAAGTCGCCCTTTATCTCGGCCAGACCGGTCTCCCGTCGGAGTTCGTCGGCGTCGACCGGGATGGACATCTGGATGTCCTGGCGGTAGTACCGGCAGTCGGCGTAGTAGTCGAACGTGCGGTCCGCCTCGTCGACGCCCTCCGAGGCCAGCCAGTCGGCGGCCGCCTCGCGAATCGTCTCCAGTTCCTCGAAGACGTCCTCGCCGGTCACCTCGTCGTCGGTCCGGAGGTACGTCTCGGAGAACTCGTTCTGGACGTCCGAGGTGAGGAAGCCGAACGCCGACATCACGCCCGGGCCGGGCGGGACGATGAGCGGGTAGGCGCCCATCACGTCTGCGAGGGCGTTGGCGTGCATCGGGCCCGCCCCACCGAAGGCGACGAGACCGAACTCGCGGGGGTCGTACCCGCGTTCGACCGACACCACCCGCAGCGCGCTGTACATGTTCTCGTTGACGATGTCGAGGATCGCCTGTGCCGCCTCCTCGACGGACGTGCCGCGTTCCTCGGCGATACTCTCGACGACGTCGCGGGCGGCCTCTCGGTCGAGTTCCATCCGGCCACCTAGCTGGACCGACGGCGGGATGCGCCCGAGGGCGACGTTAGCGTCGGTCACCGTCGGCTCCTCGCCGCCGAGGCCGTAACAGGCGGGCCCGGGGTCCGCCCCCGCGCTCTCGGGACCCACCTGCAACGACCCGCTGAGCTGGACGCGGGCGATGGAGCCCCCGCCCGCGCCGACCGTGTTGACGTCGACGGCGCGGGACTTGAACTCCCGATAGCCGACCTTCGTCTGGCGCGTCGTCCCCGGTTCCCCGCCCTCGACGAGCGAGACGTCCGTCGAGGTCCCACCCATGTCGAGGGTCAGGACGTCCGGGACGCCCGCCGCCTCGGCGATGGTCGCTGCCCCGACGACGCCGCCGCTCGGTCCGGACAGTGCGAGTTCGACCGGTCGGTGTTTCGCCGCCTCGGTACTCATCAGGCCGCCGTCAGAGCGCACCACGTTCATCGTCGCCGTCGACCCCGCCGATTCGAGCGACGACCGCAGGTCGTCGAGGTAGCCGATGACCTGCGGCCGGGCGTAGTCGTTGATGACCGTCGTCAGCGTCCGTTCGTACTCGCCGTACTCCGGGACGATTTCGGACGATATCGACACCGGGAGGTCCGGGGCCTCCTCGGCGACGATGTCGCGAATCCGCCGTTCGTGCGTCGGGTTGAGATACGAGTTGAGCAGGGCGACGGTCAGCGCCTCCACTCCCGCGTCGCGCAACTCGCCGACCGCCTCGCGGACGCCGGCCTCGTCGAGCGGTTCTGCGACAGTCCCGTCCGGTGCGCTGATGGCTCCGTCGACGCCACGCGTGTCGACGAGGTCGGCCAGCGGGTCGGGTTTCTCCATGCCCATCCACCCGTAGAGCGGGCCGGGCGTCCAGGCCCGTGCGAGGTGGAGGACGTCCTCGTGTCCGGCCGTCGTGAGGAGTCCCACTCGCGACCCGGTCTCTTCGAGGAGCATGTTCGTCACCACCGTCGTCCCGTGGAACAGCAGGTCGAGCGCCGCCACGTCGGTCCCCGCCTTCTCCACCGCCGATTCGATGCCGTCGACGACGCCCGTCGACGGGTTCTCCGGCGTCGACAGGACCTTGTCGACCGTGAGTTCGTTCGTGGCCTCGTCGAACACGACGACGTCCGTGAAGGTCCCACCGACGTCTACTCCGAGATTATGTGTCATATGGTATCGTATGGCTAGACGCTCCACGTCCCTCGGCGTAAGCGTTCTCCCAACTTCTGTCGGGGGTTTATGTGCCCTCACCGGTGGGCTCCGTCCCGTCGACCCGAGATCCGCCAGTCAGGACCCGGTGACGCGCCCGACGCCCGACCGCTCGCCCTCGCGTTCGACGGGTCGGCAGTGACGTCGCTGGTGGACTGCCTCCCGCAGCGGTCGGCGTCTCGACGGCGTTCTCCATCGTCCGGTGGTCACTCCCGTCTGCTCCCGGCCGGATGCGCTCTCGCTCGGCGGACGGTGGCGAACGGAGGGACGGGATGACTGTCCGCGAAGTCGTGTCGGATTCCGGCGTTCTCTGCCGGACCTACGGATGACTGTCTGCCCCTCGGCGGGGTAATCGTCCCTTTTCCGACTATGTACTCGCTACTGCGAGAGTAACTAACGGCGTTCGACGACCTGTCCCTACGATGACATCTGAACTCCCGGGTAGTCCTACTGCCCGGACCGTACCGGACGCTCGTCGCGACGGGCCGAGGCGGAGTTTCTACGACCTGTTCGGAACGCTCCGGTTCGAGGTGCGGGGCGAGGGCGGCCGGTCGACCGCACAGTTTCGCGAGATGTTCCGGGCGTTCGAGACTCCTGCGCCGACTCGGCCGCCGGACGTCGTCGTCGAACGGACGACCGAGGAGGTGGACTGCACGTCGATACTGGGTGGACCGACCGACCACTACGGCTGGACCGGGGACGCGTTCGTCGTCCGGAACGGAGACGAGCACATGCGCGTCGAACCGGGATGGGACCACATCTGGGTCACGCCGGACTGGGAACCGTTCTACGCGGTCTATCCCGTCGAGTTCCGACTCAGGCAGCGACTGGTCGAGGAGGGTCGCGCGCTGGTCCACGCCGCCGGGGTAAGACACGACGGGCGGACGACGCTGTTTCCCGCGTGGCGTGGCGCGGGGAAGACGAACACCACGTTCGCCTTGCTCCGAGAGGGGGCCGAGTTCCTCGCCGACGACCGGCTCTGGGTCGGCGCGGACGGTACCGCACGGGGCTACCCGCTCGCGGTCAACCTCCACCCCCGGAACGCGCGGTCGTTCTCGGGCGTCGAACTGCAGTACGACGGCCTCCAGAGCCGACTGCGGGCGTCCGTCGACCAGCGGATACAGAATCGGTTCGGAGACGGCGACGCCCTGGTCGACACCGCGCTCAGCTATCTCAGCAGCCGATTCGTGGGGGAGTCGGTTCGATACCTCCGCGACGTGCGGTCCCTGTTCCCGCGAGCGACGTCCGTCGACGAGGCGCCTATCGACGATACGGTGCTCCTCGCGACCGACCCGAACGCGAGCGACGTCACCGTCGAACGCGTCTCCGACCGGGAGATGCTGGCGGCGCTACGGGCTATCGCCTACTACGAGTGGAACGAGCGCCTGGGGGAGTACTTCCACGCCTACGACGCGCTGGTCCCGGGTGGGTCGGCCGTGGACGAACTCCACCGGGTCGTCGACGCCGAGACGCGTGTGCTCCAGGAGTCGCTCGACGGCGTCGGGACCTACCGCGTGACGCTTCCCCGGGCGGCGGACTGGAGCGAGAACGACCTCGGCCGGGCGGTGGTGCGCGCGGTCGAGTCGCTCGGTCGGCCGACGGCGACGCCCTGATTTGGGGGTCGTCCCGGCGAATCGTCCGGCCGTGCCGAGGGAACGAGCCGGTTCGCTCGCGGTCGATCGGCAAGCCGCGTGCCCCGGCTACCGGAACGTTCAGCCGTCGTCGGACCCGCGTTCGACGACCTCGTAGAGCGTCTCCCGGTCGTCGAAGTACGCTGGCGCGTCGTGCTCGGCCTCGAAGCGGACCACTCGCTCCAGGGCATCCTGCGGGTCGTTCTCTCCCTCCCGGAGGTCCTCGGCGAGTTCGGTGTAACCCGACGCGAGCCGCTGGAACAGTCGAATCCGCGTTTCGGTCGCCTCGACCTCCGCCTGCCGCTCTTCGAGGCGGGCCTCGTGGCGTTCGACGCTCCCGACGTCGACCGCGTCGTTTCCGGGACTGTCCGTCGAGTTCGGTCCCGTCGGACCGTCCGTCTCGTCGGCCGGCCGCCCGAGACGCGACCTGATGTCCGCCATCTCGTCGTCGATGTCGTCGAGCAGCGCGTCGGCCTCCTCGGTCATCGTCTCGACCGACCCGAACAGCAGTCCGGCCTGTATCCGGCAGTACTCGACGACCTCCTCGACGGCTGGCGAGGACCGGTTCATACCGACCGACCGGCCCCGCCGCGGAAGTCAGTTCCGTCGGCGGCCGAGGCGTCGGGTCGACGCGACCGCCGGCGCGGCCTCCTCGCTCCCGCGACTACGGAGCAGCGACCAGGAGAACGTCTCGCGTTACGCGGCGTCTACGGACGAGGTCGCCGTTCCACCAGGCGTTGCCGCCTGTCGCCGTCGCCTTCGCCGCCGTCGGAGCGCCCAGAGGACGATGACCACTCCCTCGATGCGGGCGACGGTGTACACCCACGGTTTTATCTCCACGTCCTCGCCGTCCTCGACGGCGTAGCCCATCCAGAAGTCCACCATCTTCCGGGGGAACAGTACCCCGACGAGACCGAACAGCACCCAGAGCCCCATCATCGAGACCGCTTCGCCGGCGACCCGATTAACTGTTGCCCGACCGTCACTACTGCTGGTCAGTCGGCGGTTCCGAGGTGCCGTCGTGTCGTGGCCACGTTCCGGCACGGACGGGCACTGTAAACCACCGGGTATCCCCGTGGTCACTGTTAACCCCGAACCGGCCGAGGCTCCGCCAGCTACGTGGGCACGCGCCCCGTTGTCGGACCACAGCCATGTCACGTGAACACGAGGCAGACGGGAGCGAAGGGGTAGCGTCGGACATCGTCGAGAAACACCGGTCGACCGCCGAAGCGGCCGTCCCGGAGGAGGAGTACGGCCTCCTCGTCGGGGGCGAGTGGCGGCAGTCGGCCGACACCGAGACGATGGAGACACTCGACGCGACGACCGGCGAGGTGCTCGCCCGCATCCAGCGCGGGACGGCCGAGGACGTCGACCGGGCGGTGGCGGCCGCCCGCGAGGCGTTCGAGGGCCGCTGGGGCCAGCAGTCGCCCAGACAGCGCTCGGACCTGCTGTTCGAGGTGGCCGACGCGCTGGACGAGGAGAAGCTTCGAATCGCCCGCATCGACAGCCTGGAGATGGGCAAGCCCAACCAGCACTCGGCGTTCGTGGACGCGGAGATCATGGTCGAGCAGTTCCGCTTCTTCGCGAGTCTCGTCCGCAGCGCCGACGAGGGCGGGCTTCCGCCGATGGGAAGCGACAAACTCGCGTACACGAAACGGGAGCCACACGGCGTCGTCGGCCAGATCAGCGCGTGGAACTTCCCCGCGATGTTCGTCGGCTGGAAGATGGCTCCGGCGCTCGCCGCCGGCAACACGGTCGTGTTCAAACCCTCCTCGCGGGCGGCGCTCTCGACGCTCGAAATCGCCTCCGTCGTCGACTCGGTGCTCCCGGCCGGGACGGTCAACGTCGTCACCGGGCCGGGGAGCGAGGTGGGCGACGCCATCACCTCCCACGAGGACGTCGACAAGGCGTCGCTCACCGGGTCGACGCAGGCCGGGACGTACGTGATGCAGAACGCCGCCGAGACCATCACGCCCGTCTCGCTCGAACTCGGCGGGAAGAGCCCGAACGTCGTCTTCCCGGACGCCGACCTGGAGAAGGCCGTCGAGGGCACGGTCCTCAGCATCTGGTTCAACCAGGGCGAGCAGTGTACCGCCGGGTCCCGACTGTTCCTCCACGAGGACGTCTACGACGAGTTCCTCGACCGGTTCGTCGAGCGGACCGAGAACCTCGCGGTGGGCGACCCGCTCGACGCGACGACCGACGTCGGCCCGCTCGTCGACCACGACCACCGCGAGGAGGTGCTCTCGTACGTCGACACGGCGGAGGCGGAGGGGGCGACGGTGCGCTACGGTGGCGGGACCCCCGACGACTCGTCGCTCGACGGCGCGCCGTTCGTCGAACCGACCGTCCTCGAAGGCGTCGAGAACGACGACACGGTGGCGTGCGAGGAGGTGTTCGGTCCGGTCCTCTCGGTCATCCGATGGTCCGACGAGGAGGAGATGATCGAACAGGCGAACGACACGCGGTACGGCCTGGCGTCGGGCGTCTGGACCGAGAACGTGGAGACGGCCCACCGGGTCGCGGACCGACTGGAGGCCGGGACGGTGTGGGTCAACACCTACAACGACCTGTTCGAACCGGTCCCCCACGGCGGGTTCAAGCAGTCGGGGCTCGGCCGCGAACTCGCCCGAGAGACGTTCGAGGAGTACACGCAGACGAAGTCCGTGATGATGAACTTCGGGGACCTCCCCCGGATGGGCTGACCGCACTCGCACGGTTCCCGTAGTGGCTCGTCGGTCGCCGTCGGTGACGTGACACTCGCCACCGAGTTCTAGCGATGCGAATACTTTTCCCGGTGAGTGTCTAGCAGTTCCCATGGTTCACAGCCGAACACTCGCCGCCCTGGTCGTTCTCTCGGTTCTCCTGACGTTCCGGCTGGACAGGCGCTCGTGGTGTCCGGACTGTGAGCAGACCTACGTGCAGTCGGCGGTCAGGCAACGGTGCGGATTCTGTCGGTTCTGACGGGCGTCATCGGTCCGGTCCTCGACCCGAACGAAATCGGACGTGAGGAGGCGTTTTACGCACGCTCGTCGTACTCTACCCGGTGGGATGGCGACCGACGACTACCGACCGGACA from Halomarina salina carries:
- a CDS encoding CaiB/BaiF CoA transferase family protein, whose amino-acid sequence is MNEETTSARERQGPLDGLRVIDMSGMISGAFATTMMGDFGADVVMVEHPEVGDPIREWPQKTEDGESLSWKSLGRNKRCITLDLSADRGRDLALELVADADVVFENFRPGTMERWGLGPDDVHEVNERAIMVRLSGYGQTGPKSEKPGFGTVAEGISGWAHANGFADSEPLLPPISLADLTAAQFALQSTMMAIFERDVGRGGSGEGQVIDVSLTEPLWRLFFGAVEAYDRMEYVSERNGNRHSSTAPRNIYETADGYMTMSASNQKIWERVARAIDKPHLVDDPRFEDNETRVENVEALDAEIAEWTRQRTTEEAIEVLEAHDAIVGPVYDMEDIFHDEQFRAREDFVEVDDPDVGPLTTFAPIPKFSRTPGEVEFLGPRHGEHNEEVYRGELGLSESELADLESEGVV
- a CDS encoding isochorismatase family protein, which codes for MDWIDDTEELYANREFASSVGFGERPALVVVDLIEAFTDPSSNLGSDVDDVVAQAARLLTAFREADLPRYFTTVAYEESYGDAGVFVEKVPALRELRLGTDRVAVDERIEPRDDERVVLKKYASAFFGTDLATELTTDRVDTLVLAGVTTSGCIRATAVDSLQHGYRTIVPADAVGDRAEGPHRANLFDIDAKYGDVVETDAVLEELDRRETTTDE
- a CDS encoding hydantoinase B/oxoprolinase family protein, with the translated sequence MSSETPEFVGDHDVDPTTLDIIESTLENTRYEMDRVLETTAISPVIREQSDQFPLIADRHGRMVMGQFGSAIDTIIENASFDWDDLEEGDVVATNDPYSCAGAVSHTPDMLLLRPIFYEGERVGFSSQWGNLMDVGGKTPGSMPVQATTVFEEGVRLPPVKLYEAGDLDEELLATFAHNTRLPEHAEADIKALAAGTKTAEERVQELCDRFGRETYLDACDAILDRTRDGMIDLIEEFVPEGERYTFEDYVDDDGMGNGPIKLHLEIYREGETVYLDWTGTDEQVPGTVNFLLNEKMFKMFTGVFLIMAFDPLLTFNDGYYDLFEVTLPEGTVVQPEYPAALGNRLPMMARQFDVLQATFSKLIDQFSVAGSYGTSPNLVYAGTDSDGNQFQMLEILYGGIPARPGGDGLDGHSWWPLFRTVPAEYQEAYYPLTIDEYSTREDTGGPGEFRGGHGITKVYTFEEDGAITFQDDRAHTYPWGVDGGTHGQTSEKTLIRTDGTEESLPSKVENVAVEAGDRLVFRTAGGGGLGDPLDRDPSVVAEEVRRGLVTEDAARESYGVVLDDGNVDEDATADRRETLRSSRQEPGEFDYGPLPEYDDLAEDIAEERREFERR
- a CDS encoding hydantoinase/oxoprolinase family protein; its protein translation is MTHNLGVDVGGTFTDVVVFDEATNELTVDKVLSTPENPSTGVVDGIESAVEKAGTDVAALDLLFHGTTVVTNMLLEETGSRVGLLTTAGHEDVLHLARAWTPGPLYGWMGMEKPDPLADLVDTRGVDGAISAPDGTVAEPLDEAGVREAVGELRDAGVEALTVALLNSYLNPTHERRIRDIVAEEAPDLPVSISSEIVPEYGEYERTLTTVINDYARPQVIGYLDDLRSSLESAGSTATMNVVRSDGGLMSTEAAKHRPVELALSGPSGGVVGAATIAEAAGVPDVLTLDMGGTSTDVSLVEGGEPGTTRQTKVGYREFKSRAVDVNTVGAGGGSIARVQLSGSLQVGPESAGADPGPACYGLGGEEPTVTDANVALGRIPPSVQLGGRMELDREAARDVVESIAEERGTSVEEAAQAILDIVNENMYSALRVVSVERGYDPREFGLVAFGGAGPMHANALADVMGAYPLIVPPGPGVMSAFGFLTSDVQNEFSETYLRTDDEVTGEDVFEELETIREAAADWLASEGVDEADRTFDYYADCRYYRQDIQMSIPVDADELRRETGLAEIKGDFEARHDQQFGFSLDAPLEIANLRVVGKGAVQGVEIEAEEPGEADASDAVTGSHDVYFDDAYRDTTIYDRTALRPGNEVPGPAIVTGDDSTVVVQPDHVATVDRYGNLAVERGEGR
- a CDS encoding aldehyde dehydrogenase family protein, whose translation is MSREHEADGSEGVASDIVEKHRSTAEAAVPEEEYGLLVGGEWRQSADTETMETLDATTGEVLARIQRGTAEDVDRAVAAAREAFEGRWGQQSPRQRSDLLFEVADALDEEKLRIARIDSLEMGKPNQHSAFVDAEIMVEQFRFFASLVRSADEGGLPPMGSDKLAYTKREPHGVVGQISAWNFPAMFVGWKMAPALAAGNTVVFKPSSRAALSTLEIASVVDSVLPAGTVNVVTGPGSEVGDAITSHEDVDKASLTGSTQAGTYVMQNAAETITPVSLELGGKSPNVVFPDADLEKAVEGTVLSIWFNQGEQCTAGSRLFLHEDVYDEFLDRFVERTENLAVGDPLDATTDVGPLVDHDHREEVLSYVDTAEAEGATVRYGGGTPDDSSLDGAPFVEPTVLEGVENDDTVACEEVFGPVLSVIRWSDEEEMIEQANDTRYGLASGVWTENVETAHRVADRLEAGTVWVNTYNDLFEPVPHGGFKQSGLGRELARETFEEYTQTKSVMMNFGDLPRMG